One Keratinibaculum paraultunense genomic window carries:
- a CDS encoding HD family phosphohydrolase has protein sequence MKNNVKGKIRNKNKKYVNIIILLLFTIILFLVIVQKVETKKIDVKVGDIAPFEIRATKEIEDKIATEQLKTRVANNVEPKYRLSPSVQMTMKQNIKEFFNKVRKLKADESLTFNEKIEVLGEESRILLSKNEYYIALKLSDSKLDAFENTLYDLINQIMGAGIKEEDLEYEKNNIEKIFETMDLSENEKQLGIAILTNTIQPNKFIDEEATKRKKEEEIAKIEPVIVKEHEVIVRKGDVIDSHALYLIKESGLLKEKEGCDKRTVVGVIILIALLQIIIFGYIHLFNKEVLEGNKLLILIIIITTIILICEGTYNISPFIMPVSAAALLIAILIDIRLSLIVNIFIIFILSLMFKLEDALIAMYLVSGSIGAYMATKRQQRYNILMNGLIMGIFNILTIISFGLIKKLELMELIGKSGYGMLNGLFCAILTIGTLPIWENVFKVVTPLKLLELSNPNQILLKRLLLEAPGTYHHSIIVGNLSERAAEAIGADPLLARVGAYYHDIGKLKRPYFFKENQLGMDNPHDKLDPRTSALIIINHTKDGIELAKEHNIPKEIIDIIAQHHGDTMVAYFYHKALKEKESNEVNVKDFRYPGPKPQTREAAIVMLADSTEAAVRSIKEPNKNKIEDMIRNVIRGKFEDGQLEECNLTFKDLNIIADSFVSVMAGIFHERIEYPKLELEKEKGES, from the coding sequence ATGAAAAACAATGTGAAGGGTAAAATTAGAAACAAAAATAAAAAATATGTAAATATTATAATATTATTGTTATTTACAATAATTCTTTTTTTAGTTATTGTTCAAAAGGTAGAGACCAAAAAAATAGATGTGAAAGTTGGGGATATTGCACCTTTTGAAATAAGAGCTACTAAAGAAATTGAAGATAAGATAGCTACAGAACAATTAAAGACACGTGTAGCTAATAATGTTGAACCTAAGTATAGATTAAGTCCTTCAGTACAGATGACTATGAAGCAAAATATTAAAGAGTTTTTCAACAAAGTAAGAAAACTTAAAGCTGATGAAAGTTTAACTTTTAATGAAAAAATAGAAGTTTTAGGCGAAGAGTCTAGAATTTTACTTTCTAAAAACGAATACTATATTGCTTTAAAATTAAGTGATAGTAAATTAGACGCTTTTGAGAACACATTATATGATTTGATAAATCAAATCATGGGAGCAGGAATAAAGGAAGAAGATTTAGAATATGAAAAAAATAATATTGAAAAGATTTTTGAAACTATGGATCTTAGTGAAAATGAAAAACAATTAGGAATAGCTATTTTAACTAACACTATACAACCAAATAAATTTATAGATGAGGAAGCTACAAAGAGAAAAAAAGAGGAAGAAATAGCAAAAATAGAGCCAGTTATTGTAAAAGAACATGAAGTGATTGTTCGAAAAGGAGATGTTATAGATAGTCATGCTTTATATTTAATTAAAGAGTCAGGATTGTTAAAAGAAAAAGAAGGTTGCGATAAAAGAACAGTTGTAGGTGTTATAATATTAATAGCATTGTTACAGATAATTATATTCGGTTATATCCATTTATTTAACAAGGAAGTATTAGAAGGAAACAAGCTGTTAATATTAATTATTATAATAACTACTATAATATTAATATGTGAAGGAACTTATAATATTTCGCCTTTTATAATGCCTGTATCGGCAGCTGCCCTTTTAATTGCAATATTAATTGATATAAGGTTATCTTTGATAGTTAATATATTTATAATATTTATTTTAAGTTTAATGTTTAAATTAGAGGATGCATTAATTGCTATGTACTTAGTAAGTGGAAGTATTGGGGCTTATATGGCTACAAAACGTCAACAAAGATATAATATATTGATGAATGGTTTAATAATGGGTATATTTAATATATTAACTATTATATCTTTTGGATTAATAAAGAAACTAGAATTAATGGAGTTAATAGGGAAAAGCGGTTATGGAATGCTTAATGGTTTATTTTGTGCTATTTTGACTATAGGAACTTTGCCAATTTGGGAGAATGTGTTTAAAGTTGTAACACCTTTAAAATTATTAGAATTGTCTAATCCTAATCAAATTCTTTTAAAGAGATTACTTTTAGAGGCACCAGGGACTTACCATCATAGCATAATTGTAGGAAATTTAAGTGAAAGAGCTGCTGAAGCTATTGGGGCAGATCCATTGCTAGCTAGAGTTGGAGCATATTATCATGATATTGGGAAGCTTAAAAGACCTTACTTTTTTAAAGAGAATCAATTAGGGATGGACAATCCTCATGATAAACTTGATCCTAGAACAAGTGCATTAATAATTATCAATCATACAAAAGATGGTATAGAATTGGCAAAAGAACATAATATACCAAAAGAGATAATAGATATAATAGCTCAACATCATGGTGATACTATGGTAGCATATTTTTACCATAAAGCTCTAAAAGAGAAAGAATCGAATGAAGTTAATGTTAAAGACTTTAGGTACCCAGGCCCTAAACCTCAAACCAGAGAAGCAGCAATAGTTATGTTAGCTGATTCTACTGAGGCAGCTGTTAGATCTATAAAAGAACCCAATAAAAACAAAATAGAAGATATGATTAGAAATGTAATTAGAGGAAAATTTGAAGATGGACAACTTGAAGAATGTAATTTAACTTTTAAGGATTTAAATATTATTGCAGATTCATTTGTATCTGTGATGGCAGGGATATTTCATGAGAGGATAGAATATCCAAAGTTGGAATTAGAAAAAGAAAAAGGAGAATCATAA
- the ybeY gene encoding rRNA maturation RNase YbeY: protein MRVCIDDRQNKVKLDENLYKILEQVVKECLVLEGKSLSYEISISFVDNEEIRLLNKKYRNIDSTTDVLSFPLDGEMLVPIPLLGDIVISAEKALEQAKDYGHSFVREVAYLTAHSMLHLFGYDHIDKEERTIMRNKEKEIMKRLKIFKDEK from the coding sequence ATGAGGGTATGTATAGACGATAGACAAAATAAAGTTAAACTGGATGAAAATTTGTATAAAATATTAGAACAAGTAGTAAAAGAATGTCTAGTATTAGAAGGAAAATCTTTGAGTTATGAAATAAGTATATCTTTTGTAGATAATGAGGAAATAAGGTTGTTAAATAAAAAATATAGGAATATTGATAGCACAACAGATGTTCTATCTTTCCCATTAGATGGAGAGATGTTAGTGCCTATACCTTTATTAGGAGATATTGTAATTTCTGCTGAGAAAGCTTTAGAGCAGGCTAAGGATTATGGTCATTCCTTTGTAAGAGAGGTAGCATATTTAACTGCTCATAGTATGTTACATCTATTTGGATATGATCATATTGATAAAGAAGAAAGGACTATCATGAGAAATAAAGAAAAAGAAATAATGAAAAGGTTAAAAATATTTAAAGATGAAAAGTAG
- a CDS encoding diacylglycerol kinase translates to MKSRSLMESFNYAVSGIIYTLKTEKNMRIHFIISIAVIVLSLFFDFSRGEMLLLFFAISLVFITEMINTAIERTIDLITEDFHPLARVTKDIAAGGVLIAAINSLIVGYLLFFDRLNPYTNQILHKIKNSPIHLTFVALALVILVTIGIKTKFYRGKGTPFQGGIVSGHAAVSFCIATIISFEANNMLVSTLAFFMAILVGESRVEGRIHSLFEVISGALLGIIIGVLVFQIIG, encoded by the coding sequence ATGAAATCGAGATCCTTAATGGAAAGTTTTAATTATGCTGTATCTGGTATAATATATACTTTAAAAACAGAAAAGAATATGAGAATCCATTTTATAATATCTATAGCGGTTATAGTATTGAGTTTATTTTTTGATTTTTCAAGAGGAGAGATGTTATTACTTTTTTTTGCCATATCATTAGTATTTATTACGGAAATGATAAATACAGCTATAGAAAGAACTATAGACTTAATAACGGAAGATTTTCATCCTTTAGCTAGAGTGACAAAGGATATAGCTGCTGGAGGAGTTTTAATAGCAGCTATAAATTCATTGATAGTAGGATATCTTTTATTTTTTGATAGATTAAATCCCTATACAAATCAGATACTGCATAAAATAAAAAATTCCCCAATTCATTTAACTTTTGTAGCTTTAGCATTGGTAATTTTAGTAACTATTGGTATAAAAACGAAATTTTATAGAGGAAAGGGCACTCCTTTTCAGGGAGGGATTGTAAGCGGACATGCAGCAGTATCTTTTTGTATTGCTACTATTATATCCTTTGAAGCTAATAATATGTTGGTATCTACCCTTGCATTCTTTATGGCTATTCTTGTAGGGGAAAGTAGAGTAGAAGGTAGGATACACAGTTTATTTGAAGTAATATCTGGTGCATTATTAGGTATAATAATAGGTGTATTAGTATTTCAAATAATTGGTTAG
- a CDS encoding DUF3048 domain-containing protein — protein MKKTTLLFIIILLFLLLSCKKDITQVEDEILKETEKISAEYTSNDKKKIQKGIPSPLSGIYAPEKKVKRRPVAVMFDNHPNARWQSGLSQAEIVYEFLVEAPYTRYMGIFLINDPEAIGPIRSSRPYFITALLEYDPIYVRVGGSPQAKQDIIKLNIADIDGLSSSNEVFWENKKVKKRSPHNTYTSMKVIREVQGLKGYDLIGHYEGFKFNDEDVELEGFVANSIDIHYYNNNVTSYIYNSNEKLYYRKKDGVEHHDELDNTPIKTKNIIIQEAKTSVIDKEGRLSIDLIGEGKGKYITNGKGIDIKWSKESRNSKTYYYDKNGEEIVLNPGITWIQVVNTNTIIDIY, from the coding sequence ATGAAAAAAACAACTTTATTATTTATAATAATATTATTGTTTTTATTGTTAAGTTGTAAAAAAGATATAACTCAAGTTGAGGATGAAATATTAAAAGAAACAGAAAAGATTTCAGCAGAATATACTTCTAATGATAAAAAGAAAATACAGAAAGGTATTCCATCTCCTTTATCAGGGATTTATGCACCAGAAAAGAAAGTAAAAAGACGTCCTGTTGCTGTAATGTTTGACAATCACCCAAATGCTAGGTGGCAATCAGGATTATCTCAAGCAGAAATAGTTTATGAATTTTTAGTAGAAGCTCCTTATACTAGATATATGGGAATTTTTCTAATAAATGATCCTGAAGCTATAGGACCTATAAGATCTTCCAGACCTTATTTTATAACTGCTCTATTGGAATATGATCCAATATATGTGCGAGTAGGGGGAAGCCCTCAAGCTAAGCAGGATATAATTAAATTAAACATAGCTGATATAGATGGATTATCCAGTAGCAATGAAGTTTTTTGGGAAAATAAAAAAGTAAAAAAAAGATCACCTCATAATACATATACTAGTATGAAAGTTATTAGGGAAGTTCAAGGGCTTAAGGGTTATGATTTAATAGGGCATTATGAAGGATTTAAATTTAACGATGAAGATGTAGAACTTGAAGGATTTGTAGCAAATAGTATTGATATACATTATTACAATAATAATGTCACTTCTTATATATACAATTCAAATGAAAAATTATATTATCGTAAAAAAGATGGAGTTGAACACCATGATGAATTAGATAATACTCCTATAAAGACAAAAAACATAATAATACAAGAAGCGAAAACTAGTGTTATAGATAAGGAAGGTAGATTGTCTATAGATTTGATAGGAGAGGGAAAAGGTAAATATATAACTAATGGTAAGGGAATAGATATAAAATGGTCAAAAGAATCAAGAAATAGTAAAACTTATTATTATGATAAAAATGGAGAAGAGATAGTTTTAAATCCAGGGATAACTTGGATACAAGTTGTAAATACCAATACTATTATTGATATTTATTAA
- a CDS encoding cytidine deaminase has product MDKKYLIKKALEAKKKAYVPYSKFRVGAAILTENGDIYTGCNIEIASYSPTICAERTAIFKAISEGHRNIKAIAIVGDSNFTYPCGVCRQVIREFGKDALIIVANSEDEYREYTLDELLPYSFGPEDLN; this is encoded by the coding sequence ATAGACAAAAAATATTTAATAAAAAAAGCGTTAGAAGCTAAGAAAAAAGCTTATGTACCTTATTCTAAATTTAGAGTAGGAGCAGCTATATTAACAGAGAATGGAGATATTTATACTGGTTGTAATATAGAAATAGCTTCTTATTCTCCAACGATTTGTGCAGAAAGAACTGCTATATTTAAAGCAATATCTGAGGGGCATAGGAATATAAAGGCTATTGCAATAGTGGGTGATTCTAATTTTACTTATCCTTGTGGAGTTTGTAGACAAGTTATTAGAGAATTTGGTAAAGATGCTTTAATAATAGTAGCAAATTCAGAAGATGAATATAGAGAATATACTTTAGATGAATTGTTACCCTATAGTTTTGGACCAGAGGATTTAAATTAA